The genome window CCCCAGACGCAGACCAAACAGGGAGCCACTCCCTCTTCGTCGGGCGTCGCCCCCGCCCCGCCCGCTTCCCGCGACCCGATCGCCCAGGAAGCCCGCCTCGACATCCCCGCGGCCCGAATCGAATCGGCAAAAGCGACCGATCCTCTCCAGGAACTCGTCGACCGCGCCATCGATCACAACCACCGTCGATATCTCAACGTCACTCCCGGCGCTCAGCAGAACTCCCCCTGGCAGATCATGCACGGCATCCTCGCCTACCGCGGGGACCTGCAGCTCAAGCTCAGCCAGCCCGGCGGCGTCCGGAAGATCAACGCCATCGAGTACATCTCGAACGAGGCGGTCTACCGGAACGAATACTGGTTCGAGGCGACCCCCTACGGCGGCCGCGCCCATCCCTTCAACGTCCCCTACTGGTTTGAAGGGCACGTCAACCAGTTCCTCGCAATCCTGACGATGTCGAACCTCCCCCTGAACCACGAGTTCAAGGTGGCGGGGGGACGCGTCGTGACGATGGCCGACATGGTCCGTCACGCCCAGATGACGACGAGCGCGAACGTCGAGCCTTCCTGGACGCTGTGGTTCCTGACGCATTACCTCGATCCGGATGCGGAATGGAAGAACATGCACGGCCAGAAGTGGAGCCTGGCGGCGCTGGCTGAGATTCAGACCGCGGCGAGCGTCGTCGACGCCCCCTGCGGCGGGACGCACGGGCTGTTCGCCCTCTCGTACGCCCGGAACTCGTATCTCCAGAAGCACGGCGACCTCCGCGGGATCTGGCTGAGCGCCCACCAGAAGATCGAGCAGTACATTCAGCAGGCCCGCAACGTCCAGAATCAGGACGGGTCGTTCTCGACCAAGTTCTATCGTCAGCGGGAGTTCAGCTTCGATTTCGCCGAGCGGATCCGCGCCTCCGGGCACATGCTTGAGTGGCTCATGATGGGGCTTCCCGCCTCGCGGCTCCAGGAGCCGTGGGTCCAGGCGGCGGTCCGGTCGCTGGCGACCGATCTCACGTCGACCAGCAACCAGCCGATCGACCCCGGGCCCTTGTACCATGCGAGCCACGCCCTGGTCCTCTACCGGATGCGGACCCGCCCGCGCGACATGAGTCCGATTCCGGAATCGCCCGTTCCGCTTCCGCAGACTGCCGAGCGGGCGCCGACGTCCAAGCCGATCAGCCTGCCGATGCCGGTCGCAGCCCCGGCCCCATCGATTCTGCCGCAGCCTGCGGCGCCGCAGCCGCCGATGCCGGTCGTCAAGGACGAGCCGACTCCTGTTCCGCTCGTCCCGCCGGTCCCCGTCATTCCGCTCCCGGTCATGCCGGCTCCGACACCCGTTCCGCTCCCCGCGCCTGCGGCTCCCGTGGTCCGGGACATCCCCAAGCCGATGTCGGAACCGGTGGCAACCGTGACGCCGCAGCCGCTCGAGGCTCCGGAGTCCGACGTCCCCCCTCCTCCGCCGCTCCCGGTCCTGTTCAACGCCGGGGCGCCATCCGTGGACGACGCGCCGATTTCGGTGCCGGTCGTCGCCGACGAGGGAGTGAAGGAGGCCGCGGCGACGGTCCCTCAGCGGGACACTACGTTTCAGCCGAGCGGTCCGCTTCTCGCTCCGCCGTCGCGATTGAAGCTGGTCCCGGCCGAAACGCGGCCGTTGCTCGTTCCGATCACGCCGGTGCCGCTGCAGACGACGCCGTCGATCATTCCGGTCCCGGATTCGATCGAACTCCCGCCGCAGCCTCCCAAGGTCGACTGATCAAGACCGCCTCTCCGCGAGCCTGCGAGCGGCAAGGTGTGGGGGCAGAAGGCCCGTCTTGTGGTTTGCGAGTCTGGCCGCCGGAGGCGATTCCTCGCCGACCGGTCCAGGCCACGAAAAGCTCTGCTTCGGGCGGACCAGTCGACGAGTCGAGTCTCAGCCGGGATAATCCGGCATGCGCATCTCACTCCTGGCGGCCGGTCTCACTCTTCTCGGTTTCGCGGCAGCGGACGTCTCTGTCTTGCGGGCTGATGAGGCTGTCGTCGTCCCCGGGATCGCCGACGGGCCTCCGCGCGAGGCCCTGATCGGGTGGCCGATCCCCGAGTCCGGGAGAACAACCTCCTGGAGCGTCTTCGCTGAGGGGCGACAGATTCCCTCGCAGGTCATCGAGGAAGGGACCCGGCTCTGCTGGAAAGGGAAGGCCGGCCGAGGAGCGGACGAAGCGACCCGTTTCGAGATTCGTCCGGCCAAGGGAGAGACCGCTGCGGACGATTCGACGGCGGAGCGCTCCGAGGAGGGAATCGAGCTGAGGACCCGGAATGGAAGCCGGGCCGTGGTGACCTATCACACTCAGGAGCGGTTGCCGGACGGCGTCGATGCGGTCTTTCGGCGGAGCGGGCATCTTCATCCGCTCCGCAGCCCGCGGGGGAAGGCCCTGACGGACGAGTTTCCGGCGGACCACCTCCACCAGCACGCGATCTTCTTCGCCTGGGTTAACACGGAGTTCCGGGGGAAGCACGTCGACTTCTGGAACCAGCCGGCGCGGGAAGGGACAGTCCGGCACCACGACGTCGAACAGGTCTGGTCCGGGTCGCTGCTGTCCGGGTTCCGCGCCTCTCTGGAGCATGTCGCCTTCCCGGGGGGCGAGACGGTGGCGCTGAACGAGCGGTGGACCGTCCAAGGCGGACGCCTGGGGCGGTTCCATCTCGTCGACGTCGATTCCGACCAGCGGGCCGCCACGGCGGAGCCGCTTCTGTTGAAGAAGTATCACTACGGCGGGTTTGCGGTCCGCGGCTCGGCCGGGTGGGGCGAGGCGGACCAGGGAGGAACCGGGGCGGTCTTCCTGACGAGCGACGGCAAGGGGCGGATCGACGGGAACCACGCGCACTGCACATGGGTGCGGGTGACCGGCAAAGTCGGGGGCGAGCCGTGCGGGCTGCTCGCGTTGAGCCACCCGGACAATTTCCGTTCGCCGCAGGCGGTCCGGATCCATCCCAAGATGCCGTACTTCGTCTTCAGTCCGTGCGTCGACGGGGAGTTCCGGATCTCGCGTGACGAGCCGCTCCGTTCCCGGTATCGCGTCCTCGCCTTCGATGGCGAGATGACCCCCGAGGAGTGCGAGGCGGCCTGGAACGACTATGCCCGGCCGCTGACGGCGGCGAAGGCCCCGTGAGACGGTTGAAAGAGAGCGGCCCTGGGCGGGTCGTTTCACAAGGAGGGAGCGATGGAGTATCCGGAGCGGGTTCCGATCGTTGTGCCGGGGGCGGTGGGGACGCTGCGCCCCATTGTGCTGCAGCAGTGGCTGGCGGAGGTGGGGAGCGAGGTCTACGAAGGAGAGCGGCTGGCGGAGCTGAGTGTCCCCGGAGTCCTCGTCTGTGTCTCCAGCCCCTGCCGCGGCCGGCTCGACAAGATCCTGGCGACACCGCTCATGACTGTGGAGGCAACAACGATTCTCGGCTGGATCGAGTGCAGGGACGACGAGGGCTGAGTTCGGGGGATGCGAGGTGCGGTGAAGGTCGGCCTGCTTCCGTCATCCTTTGGCAGCCGGTCAACAGGCGTCTCTCCGGCCCAAAGGGCCAGCCGTTCCCCCAGCCAGGGCCATCGGCCCTGGATAATCCCGGAGCAGCGCCCGGAGAGGCCTGAAGGGCCGGTCATTCGGTTCGGTCCAACCGGCTCCCCTGCCCTCTCGTTCGGAAACGAATGGCCGGCCCGTTGGGCCTCGGATGCTCTTGTCGCGGTAACCCCAGGGCCGGTGGCCCTGGCTGAAAGAACGAATGACCCTTCGGGCCGGCCGGCTCGATGTTGGGCCGGAGGAGCGACAAGCGAACGATGTTGTCTTGGGCCTCGACGACGCGCTGATGACTGAGAACTGAGAACTCCAAACAAAAAAACGCCGCCTGGAGGGATCAGCTCCGGGCGGCGTCTTGTGGAGACATCTTGGGGAACGAACTTCAGCTTACCACTTCGGAGCTTCGTTGGTCGGAGCGGCACAGGCGAGCTGGCACTCGTTGCGGTCGCAGTCGTCGGCGTGGTCCATGAAGGACGAGCCGGCGAAGTAGGCTCCGCAGAATCCGCCGCCGTGGTTCTTCTTCTGAGCGCTGAAGCCGCTGAAGGAGTAGGACTGGTTGAGCTCGCCGATCGCTTCGCCGACGTCGTTGAGTTCCGAGACGATGGCGTGCTGGACTTCGCTGAGTCCGACGACGAGCCCGATGACGAGGATGGTGGCGATGAGAACGAGTTCGGCCGAAACGATGAAGCCGTTGTCATCGGCCAGGAACGTACGAAGCATGTTGGAATGTCCTTGTGTGTCTGGAGAAAGTTGTCGGTGCACGGATCCGCCGCGGACTTCTCTCTCCCGAACTTCGCAGGGGGCGCACGGGGAGCGCGTCTGATCATCACGCGCGGCCGGCGCTCGTCGCCTGGCCTGAGCTTCCCGTTACGAACTGCTGCGGAGAGATAGCACTGGGGCCGAACTCGGCCTCGGTCGTTGTGCGTGCTGACAAGGGCTAACGCAGTCGCTGTGCCAGACTCGGACGTGCGCTACCGAAGCACGTCCACAGGGCGAGAGTTCCGCCAGTCAAAATGCTGGCGGAATCAGATCGGCGCACCCCCGGTTCGCGCGGCGACCTGAACACAGGCGCGGGGCCGCATGTTCAGGGACGTGAACGGGGTGAACACTCAAATTGTTCGGACGGATAATCAACTCCGCCCGGTTTCGGACGCAACAGGGGTAAAGCAGTCCGCGTGCCGTTTGTGACGATCACACGCAGTTGAGCGATCTGTTGCCGCCGGGGTTCAGCGGTCCGGCGAAGGCGGTGGAACCACGGAGGCACAGAGGGGACGGAGGCGTTTCGCTGGCCGCCTTGAAGCGTTTGTGAGGCGTGCAGAGGGAGGAGGCCACCGATGAACACGGATCAACACGGATAAGGAAAGGAGTCGCGGTTCTCGCAGACCCGCGACTCCTTCTACATTCTTCTCTGTGTTCTCCGTCCCTCTGTGTTTTCCCTTCCCTGTCCAAGAGGCCGTGTGCGGCCGGCACCGACCGGACTCAGGCGGCCCGGGCCGGAGAGGGCTCGTCGGCGAGCTGCGACTTCGCTTCGCGGGGCATGTCCCGCCAGCCCAGGATCAAGAGGATCGCCGCCAGGATCGGGAGGCAGCCTGTTGCGGCGAACGGGAAGTCGTAAGCCCGCGGCCCTTCGACGAGCTTCCGCTGGTCGACGTACGCGCCGAAGACCGGGTGCAGGAGCGACACCGGCACCCAGGCGATCGTCCCCAGAAATCCGGTCACCTTCCCCTGGGCCTTGGCGGAGATCTCCTGTCCGAAGGCGTAGTAGCACGGAAAGAGTCCCAGCGCCCCCGCCGCGACGATCATCATCACCCCCTGGAGCATCCACCCTTTGCCGAGCCACGGAGTCGCGAGGGTGAACATGGTGCACAGAGCGCAGAGCGAAAAACCGTAGACGCGGGCCCGGTTGGCCGACACGCCGCCGCGGGCGAGGACGACGGTGAAGTACCCGACCGCCAGGCATCCGATGTCGTTCATGATCCCGAACGCGACGAGGAACCACCGCCGCTCGGTCTCGGTGTAGCCCCGGCCGGTCTCCAGGAACGGCGTCTGCCAGACCCGGAGGAGGTGCCAGGTGATGTTGATCGTGATGACGGTCACGACCAGGATCGCCAGCCGCTGGAGCAGCCAGGACCACGGGGCGGCGGCGGTCTGGGGCGCGTTCGGGGCGTTCTCGGAGAGCGGAAGCAGGTCCGTCTTTCGCACGGAGGCGAGCCACAAGACGACCCACCCGAGCCCGCCGAGGCCGATCACAAAGAACGGCAGCCGCCAGTTCGTGGGGTAGAACTGCAGCAGGCTCATGACCAGGAGCGGCGTCAGGATCGCCCCGACGGACGATCCGCTCTGCAGGAGACTGTTTCCCCAGGTCCGTTTCTCTCGCGCCAGAATCCGCTGAGTCGTCTGGAGGGCGCAGGGCCAGTGGGCCGCCTCGAAGAAGCCCAGGAATGTCCGGCTCCAGAGGAGTTCGTCGTAGTCCCGAACGAAGCCGGTTGAGCAGCCAGCGAGCGACCAGAGCATGAGCATCAGGGGATAGAACCAGCGGACCGCGACCATGTCGGCCACGATCCCCCAGGTGACGGATCCGACGGCGAAGGCGATCCCGAAATTCTTCTCCACGCGGCCGTACTGCTCTTCCGACAGGGAGAACTCCGACTTCAGCCGGCTCTGCAGGTCGTTGAGGGCGAGCCGATCCATGTAGTTAATGGTCGTCGCCAGAAAGAGCAGTCCGCAGATCCAGTAGGTCCAGGTCGTGGAGCGCGTGGTCGAAGGTGAGGGAGAGGCTGAGTCCATGCAGCAGTCCGCCAGACGGAAGGGGGAGTTCGCGGCGAGCGGGGCGATTCTGGCGTCTCGCCATCGTTGGCATCAACCCATCGGTCAGCTCAAATGAGTTGCTTCCGGGGCGGTGGGCCGATTAATTCATGGAGGGGCGCGTTCCCGTTGGGGAGGGGCCGCCATCGCGGAGAGCCTGGGCAGGTGCGTTGTGTCAGGATTGCTCGAGATTCCAGTCCGGCGATCGCGACCCGGCAGGTTGTCCGATCCGCATCGCGATCACGACGAAGCGTCGCTCCGCGAACTGTTGGGGACGCGTGACGACCTGCTGACCTGGCGGCACTTTCAGTCGCTCTTTTGCCCGTGGCTCCCCGCCGGGACCTATGAAGAGGTCGTCTATTTCCTCCCTCTGGCGTTGCGGTTCGTTTACGACCGCCGCGAGGACGTGGAAGAGGTCGTCGGCCATCTCCTGGGATGGATCGCGACCAATCAACGGGAATTGCAGGCCGACGACCTTTGGGACGTGGTCCGTGAGAACGTCGTCATCTCCCTTGAGCATTGGACTCAGGACTTCGATGTGGTCCCCTCTCACGGCGGACCCGCGGCCGACAGTCTGATCGGAACCTTTCGCGTCAGGAATTCGCGTCTCGTGACGCACACTCTTCAGTGGCTCTGTGTCGGTCGCGGTCTCCGCGACCTGGCGCCGCGGTTTCTCCGGTCCCTGGCATTTCATTCCAGCAACAAGTTTCAGCGGGCCTGGATTCTGGAACTCTCACGCTCCCTGCCGTTGGCCTTCTCCAGCGCGACCGGGCGGACTGGCAGCGACATGCCGGACGACATTGCGGCGATCCTCCAGGACGAGGCGATCCGGCGGCGGGCGGCTGCCGTCGTGCTGAAGGAACTGCTCCCCTGGCCAAGCCAGACGGTCTACTGGCAGGAGACCTTCGAGGTTCTGGGAATCGCCTGACTCATGGGTTCCGATCACGTTCCTCCGTCCTGCCAACATGGCATGTGCTACGACGGTGTTGTGAGCTCATTGAGTTGCAAGTTTCTGTTGCGTAGTGAGTTGCGTTCTTGTGTGTTCTGATGGCATAGCGATTGCATTCGCCCCAACACACGCGAGCTTTCGCGCTGAGATGGCGGTGTTCCTTCACGGAGGGCCCCGCTCCGATCCCCGAGACACACCGACCGGTCCGCTGGATCGCACCAGACAACTGTCGCTGAATTACCTGTTGCCGAATATTTGAGGAGCATCCGTGGCGAAATTGCTGAGTTTTGACGAAGACGCTCGCAAGCAGCTTCTGGAAGGCGTTTCCAAGCTGGCTCGGGCCGTCGCCTCGACGCTGGGCCCCCGCGGGCGGAATGCTGTTCTGGACAAGGGATGGGGCGCCCCCAAGGTGACCAAGGACGGCGTGACCGTCGCCCAGGACATCGAACTCGAATGCAAGTTCGAGAACTGCGGCGTCCAGCTCGTGAAGGAAGCCGCCTCCAAGACGGGTGACACCGCCGGCGACGGCACCACGACCGCCACCGTCCTCGCCGAAGCGATCTACCGCGAAGGCCTCAAGTACATCGCCGCCGGAGCCGCTCCGGTCGCCCTGAGCCGCGGCATCCAGAAGGCGGTCGACGCCGTCGTCGAGAACCTGAAGAAGATCGCCAAGCCGATCCAGGCCAACGACCGCAAGGCGATCGAAATGGTCGCGGCGATCGCCGGCAACAACGATCCCGAGATCGGCAAGATCCTCGCCGACGCCCTCCTCAAGGTGGGCAAGGACGGCGTGATCACGATCGAAGAAGGCCGCCAGACCCAGACCGAGATCGAACTCGTCGAAGGGATGCAGTTCGAGCGGGGCTACCTCTCCCCGCACTTCGTCACGAACGAAGACGATCAGGTCGTCGAGCTGGACAACGTCCGCATCCTCATCCACGAAGAGAAGATCTCGAACGCCCGGACCCTCGTGCCGGTCCTCGAGCAGGTCTCGAAGGACGGGGTTCCCCTCCTGATCATCGCTGAAGACGTTGAAGGGGAAGCTCTCGCGACTCTCGTCGTCAACAAGCTCCGCGGCATCGTCAAGGTGTGTGCGGTCAAGGCCCCGGGCTACGGCGACCGCCGCAAGGCGATGCTCGAAGACCTGGCGATCCTGACCGGCGGCCGGGCCTTCTTCAAGGACCTCGGCGAGAAGCTCGAGAACATCAAGCTCTCCGACCTCGGCAAGGCCAAGAAGGTCCGGATCGACTCCGAGAACACGACCGTCGTTCAGGGAGGCGGCAAGAAGGAAGCGATCGAAGGCCGCGCGGCCCAGATCCGCTCCGAGATCACCAAGACCGACAGCGAATACGACCGCGAGAAGCTCCAGGAGCGGCTCGCCAAGCTCGCCGGCGGCGTGGCCCAGATCAACGTCGGTGCCGCCACTGAAACGGAAATGAAGGAACGTAAGGACCTCATCGACGACGCCCTGCACGCGACCCGTGCCGCCGTTGAAGAAGGGATCGTTCCGGGGGGCGGGGTCGCCCTGCTCCGCTCGGGCGAAGCCCTCAAGAAGGTGAAGCTCGAAGGGGACGAAGCTCTCGGCGTTCAGCTCATCAAGAACGTCCTCGAGATGCCCCTCCGCAAGATCGCCGAGAACGCCGGTCTCGACGGCTCGGTCGTCGCCAACACCGTCCGCAAGAACAGCGACGTCAACTACGGCTTCGACGCTCTCAACGAGAAGTATGGCGACATGCTCTCCTTCGGCGTCGTCGACCCGGCCAAGGTCGTCCGCTCGGCTCTCCAGAACGGAGCCAGCGTCGCGGCCCTGCTGCTGACGACGGACTCGATCATCGTCGATGAGCCCAAGAAGGACGAGAAGGACGGCCACCACGATCACCATGACCACGGAGGCGGTGGCATGGGAGGAATGGGTGGTATGGGAGGCATGGGCGGAATGGGAATGGGTGGCATGGGAGGGATGGGAGGCTTCTAGTCTCCAGCGGGGTCGGCCTCCGGGCGACTCTCCGCAA of Planctomyces sp. SH-PL14 contains these proteins:
- a CDS encoding PmoA family protein yields the protein MRISLLAAGLTLLGFAAADVSVLRADEAVVVPGIADGPPREALIGWPIPESGRTTSWSVFAEGRQIPSQVIEEGTRLCWKGKAGRGADEATRFEIRPAKGETAADDSTAERSEEGIELRTRNGSRAVVTYHTQERLPDGVDAVFRRSGHLHPLRSPRGKALTDEFPADHLHQHAIFFAWVNTEFRGKHVDFWNQPAREGTVRHHDVEQVWSGSLLSGFRASLEHVAFPGGETVALNERWTVQGGRLGRFHLVDVDSDQRAATAEPLLLKKYHYGGFAVRGSAGWGEADQGGTGAVFLTSDGKGRIDGNHAHCTWVRVTGKVGGEPCGLLALSHPDNFRSPQAVRIHPKMPYFVFSPCVDGEFRISRDEPLRSRYRVLAFDGEMTPEECEAAWNDYARPLTAAKAP
- a CDS encoding biotin/lipoyl-containing protein, whose amino-acid sequence is MEYPERVPIVVPGAVGTLRPIVLQQWLAEVGSEVYEGERLAELSVPGVLVCVSSPCRGRLDKILATPLMTVEATTILGWIECRDDEG
- a CDS encoding MFS transporter is translated as MDSASPSPSTTRSTTWTYWICGLLFLATTINYMDRLALNDLQSRLKSEFSLSEEQYGRVEKNFGIAFAVGSVTWGIVADMVAVRWFYPLMLMLWSLAGCSTGFVRDYDELLWSRTFLGFFEAAHWPCALQTTQRILAREKRTWGNSLLQSGSSVGAILTPLLVMSLLQFYPTNWRLPFFVIGLGGLGWVVLWLASVRKTDLLPLSENAPNAPQTAAAPWSWLLQRLAILVVTVITINITWHLLRVWQTPFLETGRGYTETERRWFLVAFGIMNDIGCLAVGYFTVVLARGGVSANRARVYGFSLCALCTMFTLATPWLGKGWMLQGVMMIVAAGALGLFPCYYAFGQEISAKAQGKVTGFLGTIAWVPVSLLHPVFGAYVDQRKLVEGPRAYDFPFAATGCLPILAAILLILGWRDMPREAKSQLADEPSPARAA
- the groL gene encoding chaperonin GroEL (60 kDa chaperone family; promotes refolding of misfolded polypeptides especially under stressful conditions; forms two stacked rings of heptamers to form a barrel-shaped 14mer; ends can be capped by GroES; misfolded proteins enter the barrel where they are refolded when GroES binds), with translation MAKLLSFDEDARKQLLEGVSKLARAVASTLGPRGRNAVLDKGWGAPKVTKDGVTVAQDIELECKFENCGVQLVKEAASKTGDTAGDGTTTATVLAEAIYREGLKYIAAGAAPVALSRGIQKAVDAVVENLKKIAKPIQANDRKAIEMVAAIAGNNDPEIGKILADALLKVGKDGVITIEEGRQTQTEIELVEGMQFERGYLSPHFVTNEDDQVVELDNVRILIHEEKISNARTLVPVLEQVSKDGVPLLIIAEDVEGEALATLVVNKLRGIVKVCAVKAPGYGDRRKAMLEDLAILTGGRAFFKDLGEKLENIKLSDLGKAKKVRIDSENTTVVQGGGKKEAIEGRAAQIRSEITKTDSEYDREKLQERLAKLAGGVAQINVGAATETEMKERKDLIDDALHATRAAVEEGIVPGGGVALLRSGEALKKVKLEGDEALGVQLIKNVLEMPLRKIAENAGLDGSVVANTVRKNSDVNYGFDALNEKYGDMLSFGVVDPAKVVRSALQNGASVAALLLTTDSIIVDEPKKDEKDGHHDHHDHGGGGMGGMGGMGGMGGMGMGGMGGMGGF